One window from the genome of Microbulbifer sp. ALW1 encodes:
- a CDS encoding SDR family NAD(P)-dependent oxidoreductase translates to MMLENKKAIVTGGASGIGEQIVRLFHAQGAAVVIADINQESGSKLAQELGERAHCVAVDLSQPEDIERMISESVEALGGLDILINNAGFGTYGRTHLVDPAVWSKIIDVNLNALFHTCRHALPHLMKRGGSIINTASISGAVADYGFHAYAAAKGGVINYTRNLALDYALDNIRVNSVSPGLIETPLTNVLTRNPDVIGVFEQNIPMSRPGKPAEVANVFLFLASDMSSYVTGQNIVVDGGITAWNGQPRYTQLFGDVTIP, encoded by the coding sequence ATGATGCTAGAGAATAAAAAAGCAATTGTTACCGGTGGTGCCTCGGGCATTGGCGAGCAGATAGTGCGCCTGTTTCACGCGCAGGGCGCGGCGGTCGTGATTGCGGATATCAATCAGGAAAGCGGCAGCAAACTTGCGCAGGAACTCGGTGAGCGTGCGCACTGCGTAGCCGTCGATCTGAGCCAGCCGGAAGACATCGAACGCATGATCAGTGAATCCGTGGAGGCCCTGGGTGGCCTGGATATCCTGATCAACAATGCCGGGTTCGGCACTTACGGTCGCACCCACCTGGTGGACCCGGCGGTGTGGAGCAAGATCATCGACGTAAACCTGAATGCGCTGTTCCACACCTGTCGCCACGCCTTGCCACATTTGATGAAGCGCGGTGGCAGCATTATCAATACCGCGTCTATTTCCGGCGCTGTAGCTGACTACGGCTTCCACGCCTATGCCGCGGCGAAAGGCGGGGTCATCAATTACACCCGCAACCTGGCGCTGGACTATGCGCTGGACAATATCCGTGTAAACAGTGTCAGCCCCGGTCTGATCGAAACACCGCTGACCAATGTACTGACCAGGAACCCCGATGTGATCGGGGTGTTTGAACAGAATATTCCCATGAGTCGCCCGGGCAAGCCGGCAGAAGTCGCCAATGTATTTCTGTTCCTGGCGTCCGACATGTCCAGCTACGTAACCGGACAGAACATCGTCGTCGACGGGGGCATCACCGCCTGGAATGGCCAGCCGCGATACACTCAACTGTTCGGCGACGTGACCATTCCCTGA
- a CDS encoding NADP-dependent oxidoreductase: MTYKAIRLSKRPCGDITPDIFETVELETPTLEQGQFLVKQTYMSLDPAMRTWLNPREDSYLPPVQVGEVMRSYGVGEVVESRNSNYPVGAHVVGTTGWAEYVLGNEEMQVVDPSLDPEALLSVFFVTGLTAYVGLIKIGRPQAGETILISGAAGSVGSLVGQIAKAEGLRVVGTAGSDEKCRWLEDELGFDKAINYKSDDLAAQLDDACPNGIDLFFENTGGPIQQLAYDRMNRFGRILVCGMISEYNFEMPAPGPNWMDINLKALRVEGFVVPDHLDKAQEATEVLANYVQKGQIRFRTHVLEGLESAIDGINLLFNGGNQGKLLVKL, encoded by the coding sequence ATGACCTACAAAGCCATCCGGTTGAGCAAACGCCCGTGTGGCGATATCACGCCGGATATTTTCGAAACCGTCGAGCTGGAAACCCCGACGCTGGAACAAGGCCAGTTTCTGGTCAAGCAGACCTACATGTCCCTCGATCCGGCCATGCGCACCTGGCTGAATCCTCGCGAAGACAGCTATTTACCGCCGGTCCAGGTAGGTGAGGTGATGCGCTCCTACGGCGTTGGTGAAGTGGTTGAATCGCGTAACAGTAACTATCCGGTGGGTGCGCATGTTGTTGGTACCACCGGCTGGGCGGAATACGTGCTCGGCAACGAGGAGATGCAGGTAGTAGACCCTTCCCTCGATCCCGAAGCGTTGCTGTCCGTGTTTTTTGTTACGGGCCTGACCGCCTACGTGGGGCTGATCAAGATCGGCCGCCCGCAAGCGGGAGAGACGATTCTCATCAGTGGCGCAGCGGGTTCCGTTGGCTCGCTGGTGGGCCAGATCGCCAAGGCCGAAGGCCTGCGCGTGGTCGGCACCGCCGGCAGTGACGAGAAATGTCGCTGGTTGGAAGATGAACTCGGGTTCGACAAAGCCATCAACTACAAGTCCGACGATCTCGCCGCCCAACTGGACGACGCCTGCCCGAACGGCATCGACCTGTTTTTTGAAAATACCGGCGGCCCCATTCAGCAACTGGCCTACGACCGCATGAATCGTTTCGGACGTATTCTGGTGTGCGGGATGATTTCTGAGTACAACTTCGAAATGCCGGCGCCGGGCCCCAACTGGATGGACATCAACCTGAAGGCCCTGCGGGTAGAGGGTTTCGTGGTGCCGGATCATCTGGACAAAGCACAGGAGGCGACCGAGGTACTGGCCAACTATGTGCAGAAGGGACAGATCCGTTTCCGTACCCATGTGCTTGAGGGGCTGGAGAGTGCGATTGACGGGATTAATCTATTGTTCAATGGCGGAAACCAGGGAAAACTGCTGGTTAAACTCTGA
- a CDS encoding zinc-binding dehydrogenase translates to MPETRHVWRTQKAGAISNLKLVQEPLPSLASDHIRVAVQSVGLNFADIFALTGLYSATPAGSFIPGLEFAGVVTALGENAQTDLQVGDRIYGCTRFGGYATVVDVPPQHCRKIPVHWSFAEGAAFPAQSLTAYYALATLAAVKPGQVVLIQSAAGGVGLQAMRMAAQMGAIPIGTVSSESKRAFLAGQGFAEVIVRGDNFDEQLHAQLNGRPLHAVLDGIGGQIQKQSFAALAPTGRLVVFGAAEFTPGDRPNWLKAAWLYLKRPRYDVMDMISSNKSVLAFNLIWLWQEQALFEELLNGCAGLALTAPHVGHEFPFAQAHDALALLRSGQSVGKVVLNVAP, encoded by the coding sequence ATGCCCGAAACCCGTCACGTCTGGCGCACGCAAAAGGCGGGCGCCATCAGTAACCTGAAGCTGGTGCAAGAACCACTTCCGTCTCTGGCCTCAGATCATATCCGCGTCGCAGTGCAATCTGTCGGCCTGAATTTCGCTGATATCTTCGCGCTCACCGGGCTTTATTCTGCAACACCCGCAGGCAGTTTTATTCCCGGGCTGGAGTTTGCCGGTGTGGTTACCGCGCTGGGTGAAAACGCGCAAACGGATTTGCAGGTGGGAGACCGGATCTACGGCTGTACCCGCTTCGGCGGCTACGCCACGGTGGTGGATGTGCCGCCGCAACACTGCCGTAAAATTCCCGTGCACTGGAGTTTTGCTGAGGGCGCCGCGTTTCCAGCACAGAGTCTCACCGCCTACTACGCCCTCGCCACCCTCGCGGCGGTAAAGCCAGGGCAGGTGGTACTAATCCAGAGCGCCGCCGGTGGTGTGGGGCTGCAGGCCATGCGCATGGCCGCGCAGATGGGTGCTATCCCGATCGGTACAGTGAGTTCTGAAAGCAAGCGCGCCTTTCTCGCCGGGCAGGGTTTTGCCGAGGTCATTGTGCGCGGTGACAACTTCGACGAGCAACTGCATGCGCAACTGAACGGTCGACCGCTACACGCGGTACTCGATGGCATCGGTGGGCAAATCCAGAAGCAGTCTTTCGCCGCCCTCGCGCCCACCGGTCGTCTGGTGGTTTTCGGCGCTGCGGAATTTACCCCGGGTGACAGACCCAACTGGCTGAAAGCAGCCTGGTTGTACCTGAAGCGCCCGCGCTACGATGTGATGGATATGATCAGCAGCAACAAATCGGTGTTGGCATTCAATCTGATCTGGCTGTGGCAGGAGCAGGCGCTGTTCGAGGAGTTATTAAACGGTTGCGCCGGCTTGGCGTTGACGGCACCCCATGTTGGTCATGAGTTTCCATTTGCGCAGGCCCATGACGCGCTGGCGCTGCTGCGCAGCGGACAATCCGTCGGCAAGGTGGTGCTTAATGTTGCGCCCTAA
- a CDS encoding carboxypeptidase regulatory-like domain-containing protein translates to MREKREKREKKRIGISRSGTISLAASLAAALALPAGAATISGKVTDSNGKPVSGAIVRLTDVQAGHSESVYTNGAGDYRMDTQLSGELRLRVRGHYFADDQQMVKLGGDRDQLTHSVKLEKLQSDQAISDSLAASYHFNTLPFDTEKDAPFTRDKFQLECLSCHQLGNPFTRIVRPAESWEQSVRRMHAYMGAVDVTEKDRRRAEIFAEGFDGKPTAMRPQFPVDKALAHTKIYEYQLPASGVPHDAHVYSKNGPQNGLVYTVDQFTDGLYVTDLKNGDTRFIPQPEEGMPLGGKFTKMGVPPAMNKINVRHGPHSLAEGLDGKLYVTNSFSGSIGVFNPASGAWEKSVPLPGIAVYPHTIRVDAEGILWFSVVGTEQVGRLDPKSSEVTLIDLPAPTPVAITPAVLTYGVAVNSHDGSIWYSRLWGNKIGRIDAKTLEVTEIESPVFGPRRLRFAPDGILWQTGYAHGQIARIDTKTMDVKVYDMPEFAEGARPGPYSLNISPDSGDVWVNETMTDHVYRFVPAEERFIAYPAPLRGTYTRDMSFTNDGLVCMSNNPIPVQALEEYTGVLMCIDPDYRAN, encoded by the coding sequence ATGAGAGAGAAGAGAGAGAAGAGAGAGAAGAAACGTATTGGGATTTCCCGCAGCGGGACTATTAGTCTGGCTGCGAGCCTGGCTGCCGCACTGGCGTTGCCCGCGGGTGCCGCAACTATTTCCGGCAAGGTCACCGATAGCAATGGCAAACCGGTGTCCGGCGCGATTGTGCGCCTGACCGATGTCCAGGCGGGGCATTCAGAGTCCGTTTACACCAATGGCGCCGGTGACTATCGGATGGACACCCAGCTCAGTGGCGAGCTGCGCCTGCGGGTGCGCGGCCACTATTTTGCCGACGACCAGCAGATGGTGAAGCTCGGCGGCGACAGGGATCAGCTCACCCACTCGGTGAAGCTCGAAAAGCTGCAGAGTGACCAGGCCATTTCCGACAGCCTGGCAGCCTCTTACCATTTCAATACCCTGCCGTTCGATACCGAGAAAGACGCGCCCTTTACCCGCGACAAGTTCCAGCTCGAATGTCTTTCCTGCCACCAGCTGGGCAATCCCTTCACCCGTATCGTGCGCCCGGCAGAATCCTGGGAGCAATCGGTGCGCCGGATGCACGCCTATATGGGCGCGGTAGACGTCACCGAGAAAGACCGTCGCCGCGCGGAAATTTTTGCCGAGGGCTTCGATGGCAAGCCCACGGCAATGCGCCCCCAGTTCCCCGTGGACAAGGCGCTGGCGCACACAAAGATTTATGAATACCAGCTGCCGGCTTCCGGTGTGCCCCACGACGCACACGTATATTCCAAAAATGGACCCCAAAATGGACTGGTGTACACCGTGGACCAGTTCACCGATGGCCTCTACGTGACGGACCTGAAAAACGGTGACACCCGCTTTATACCGCAGCCGGAAGAAGGCATGCCGCTCGGAGGCAAGTTCACCAAGATGGGTGTGCCGCCGGCGATGAATAAAATCAACGTGCGCCACGGGCCCCACTCCCTGGCGGAAGGCCTGGACGGCAAACTGTATGTGACCAACTCTTTCTCCGGCTCCATCGGGGTATTCAACCCCGCCAGCGGCGCCTGGGAAAAGTCCGTGCCGCTGCCCGGCATCGCGGTTTACCCCCATACCATTCGTGTGGATGCCGAGGGCATTCTGTGGTTCAGCGTGGTGGGTACCGAACAGGTCGGGCGCCTGGACCCGAAATCTTCGGAGGTCACCCTGATCGACCTGCCGGCGCCAACTCCGGTGGCGATCACGCCCGCGGTGCTGACCTACGGTGTAGCGGTCAACAGCCACGACGGCTCCATCTGGTACAGCCGCCTGTGGGGCAACAAGATCGGCCGTATCGACGCCAAAACCCTGGAGGTCACTGAAATAGAATCGCCGGTATTCGGGCCGCGCCGCCTGCGCTTCGCACCGGACGGCATCCTGTGGCAGACCGGCTACGCCCACGGTCAGATTGCGCGTATCGATACCAAAACGATGGATGTGAAAGTGTACGATATGCCGGAGTTTGCCGAAGGCGCCCGCCCCGGTCCTTACTCGTTGAACATTTCTCCGGATTCCGGCGATGTGTGGGTCAACGAGACTATGACTGATCACGTGTACCGTTTCGTACCTGCGGAAGAGCGCTTTATCGCCTACCCGGCACCGCTGCGCGGCACCTATACCCGGGATATGTCGTTTACCAACGACGGTCTGGTGTGCATGTCCAATAATCCGATTCCGGTACAGGCACTGGAGGAATACACCGGTGTCCTGATGTGTATCGACCCGGACTACCGCGCGAACTGA
- the mtgA gene encoding monofunctional biosynthetic peptidoglycan transglycosylase yields MIHPTTRTMARHCKRIARYTLLLAAAAVTLSVLLVLALRWIDPPSSMVMQHWQQDSGQIARHSWQPINKISPNLQMAVIAAEDQKFPHHYGFDLDSLQKALTENRKRTRGASTITQQTAKNLFLWNGRSYLRKGLEAWFTLLMETLWSKERILEVYLNIAEFGEGVYGAEAAARHHFGSSAQHLSRWQSGLLAAVLPSPKRMSAGRPSAYVQSRASTINRQIRQLGGTGYLKSL; encoded by the coding sequence ATGATTCACCCCACCACACGCACGATGGCCCGCCACTGCAAGCGAATCGCCAGGTACACGCTACTGCTCGCGGCGGCAGCGGTAACCCTGTCGGTGCTGCTGGTGCTCGCCCTGCGCTGGATCGATCCTCCCTCTTCCATGGTTATGCAGCACTGGCAACAGGACAGTGGCCAGATTGCCCGACATAGCTGGCAGCCAATCAATAAGATCTCGCCAAACTTGCAGATGGCCGTCATCGCTGCGGAAGACCAGAAGTTCCCACACCATTACGGCTTCGATCTTGACTCCCTGCAAAAAGCCCTCACAGAAAACCGCAAACGCACACGCGGTGCCAGCACCATTACCCAGCAGACCGCAAAAAACCTGTTTTTGTGGAACGGACGCAGTTATCTGCGCAAGGGGTTGGAAGCCTGGTTTACCCTGTTGATGGAAACGCTTTGGTCGAAAGAGCGGATTCTGGAGGTCTATTTGAATATCGCCGAGTTTGGCGAGGGCGTTTACGGTGCCGAGGCTGCCGCACGTCACCACTTTGGCTCGTCGGCGCAGCATTTGAGCCGCTGGCAATCGGGGCTGCTGGCCGCGGTTCTACCGAGCCCCAAGCGCATGTCCGCCGGACGGCCCTCGGCGTATGTACAGAGCCGGGCATCGACAATCAATCGTCAAATACGACAGCTGGGCGGCACCGGTTATTTGAAGTCCCTGTAA
- a CDS encoding CAP domain-containing protein has translation MTQPAVTFFSLLIALASPAALATADCGQAADCLALELHNQVRKDLNAGRLPNSPTPNPPVAMLVHDPALARTAYNWSAAQCNARRGHNSQRRAHFLANGGNPAHPWVGENLFFHSAQLSNTDALNQAVAAWAAEAQDYRYQPFKVMKTGHYSQLIWNTIDTIENGKKVSRAVGCGVYRCDKGRYKTIVTCNYAPGGNIQGVVPYRIKK, from the coding sequence GTGACTCAACCCGCTGTTACTTTTTTTTCGCTGTTGATTGCGCTTGCGAGTCCCGCGGCTCTCGCCACCGCGGATTGCGGACAGGCCGCTGACTGCCTCGCTCTTGAACTGCACAATCAGGTGCGCAAAGACCTGAACGCCGGTCGTCTCCCCAACAGCCCCACACCAAATCCGCCGGTGGCCATGCTGGTTCACGATCCGGCACTGGCGCGCACCGCCTACAACTGGTCGGCGGCCCAGTGCAATGCGCGCCGCGGACACAATAGCCAGCGCCGCGCGCACTTCCTCGCCAACGGCGGCAACCCCGCCCACCCCTGGGTTGGGGAAAACCTTTTTTTCCACAGCGCCCAGCTCTCCAATACCGATGCGCTGAACCAGGCGGTGGCTGCCTGGGCCGCGGAAGCGCAGGATTATCGCTACCAGCCGTTCAAGGTGATGAAGACCGGGCATTACAGCCAGTTGATCTGGAATACCATCGACACCATTGAAAACGGCAAGAAGGTATCCCGCGCGGTGGGCTGCGGTGTATACCGCTGTGACAAAGGCCGCTATAAAACCATCGTCACCTGTAACTACGCACCCGGCGGCAATATCCAGGGTGTGGTGCCCTACCGCATCAAAAAATAG
- a CDS encoding C13 family peptidase: MKRPLSIAAGIALPALALLLAACKAAQFGGDTALPDGSVYRGEFQDGLFHGEGELHWPDGRHYLGGFQHGMLGGHGKFTYADGCVYEGEFAKGDFHGNGRYACDETSWEGDFQQGNLARGTIIWEGFGRYTGELQDYQPHGEGALTYVEGVTIRAHFENGQANGEGIRSFTTADGELREDPGFFVNDQYYASEAAWQRGETESQSALESRLYSEGERLQSALSQLAPQRPGVRDVYTLIVGGDGTQGVFEREVNWVAERLGTTLDMERRQIRLSNGSDTLPLATRTSVRKSLQALDTLMDAEEDLLLVHFVSHGDANGSLYLADVGLPLNDLSVADGKQWLDALKAQHQWVIVSACYSGHWQQALANPARTVFTSAAKDRTSFGCSNDSERTWFSAALYGEALGVGVDDPAAWFAAANRRVTEMEKDQGIEDSAHSLPQAAIGDAFLAWWQTPTNSQHQTQH, encoded by the coding sequence ATGAAGCGCCCACTTAGTATTGCTGCTGGTATCGCCCTCCCCGCACTTGCGCTGTTGCTGGCCGCCTGCAAGGCCGCCCAATTTGGCGGGGATACCGCGCTGCCGGATGGTTCGGTTTACCGCGGGGAGTTTCAGGATGGGCTGTTCCACGGCGAAGGGGAATTGCATTGGCCCGATGGCCGCCACTACCTGGGCGGTTTTCAACACGGCATGCTGGGCGGACACGGCAAATTCACTTACGCCGATGGCTGTGTTTACGAGGGTGAATTTGCCAAGGGTGACTTCCATGGCAATGGCCGTTACGCCTGTGACGAAACTTCCTGGGAAGGTGATTTCCAGCAGGGCAACCTGGCAAGAGGAACCATCATCTGGGAGGGATTCGGTCGCTACACGGGGGAGTTGCAGGATTACCAACCGCACGGCGAGGGGGCACTCACCTACGTCGAAGGCGTCACCATCCGTGCCCACTTCGAAAATGGCCAGGCAAATGGTGAAGGCATCCGCTCCTTTACCACAGCTGACGGCGAGCTGCGGGAAGATCCCGGTTTCTTCGTCAACGATCAGTACTACGCGAGCGAAGCCGCCTGGCAGCGAGGCGAGACGGAATCACAGAGCGCCCTGGAGTCCCGCCTGTACAGCGAAGGCGAACGCTTGCAGTCGGCGCTCTCGCAACTTGCGCCGCAGCGACCTGGTGTGCGTGATGTGTACACACTGATTGTGGGCGGCGACGGCACCCAGGGCGTGTTCGAGAGAGAGGTCAACTGGGTCGCGGAGAGACTGGGTACGACGCTGGATATGGAGCGGCGCCAGATACGCCTGAGCAATGGCAGCGACACCCTGCCGCTCGCTACCCGCACCAGTGTCCGGAAAAGCCTGCAGGCGCTGGATACGTTGATGGACGCGGAAGAGGATCTTCTGCTGGTGCACTTTGTCAGCCACGGCGACGCCAATGGCAGCCTGTATCTTGCGGATGTGGGTCTACCGCTAAACGACCTTTCCGTGGCGGATGGTAAACAATGGCTCGACGCACTCAAGGCACAACACCAGTGGGTGATTGTCTCTGCCTGTTATTCGGGACACTGGCAGCAGGCGCTGGCAAATCCCGCACGTACGGTATTCACCTCGGCGGCAAAAGATCGCACTTCGTTTGGTTGCAGCAACGATTCCGAGCGTACCTGGTTCAGCGCCGCGCTGTATGGCGAGGCGCTGGGTGTGGGTGTTGATGACCCCGCAGCCTGGTTTGCGGCCGCGAACCGCCGGGTTACCGAAATGGAAAAGGACCAGGGCATTGAGGATAGCGCCCATTCACTGCCGCAGGCAGCCATTGGCGATGCGTTTCTGGCCTGGTGGCAGACACCGACCAATTCGCAACATCAGACGCAGCATTAG
- a CDS encoding AraC family transcriptional regulator encodes MEEFSRASSLALFDEFCRVSGLDPQVMLGNAGLPADTLANPESLISYQRMALLLENCASDTGNPLFGLEFGLHQGTAVFGQLLYLLKNANTVGESLEELAHYYHLHSNSGLVKVEVHNKLAILEYDPMLRSGIPARQAIELAIAVGKRLLKMLLGNQWQPHAVHFQTAAGASPQTYVRLLGATPHFNSARNAWVFDAALLDAPLSHADPALHELMRAHIDQLDALAPKELPAYVCHLLRNFLPNGKVTIDFVADYMMVSTRSLQRMLMEEGTSFQTLLNETRQAVATRYLKESNMSLTQLSGLLGYADLASFSKAFQRWFGMSPRQWRDQCGKPAAAERVARQQRAPGWLKR; translated from the coding sequence ATGGAAGAATTCTCCAGAGCCTCGTCGCTGGCACTATTTGACGAGTTCTGCCGGGTCTCTGGGCTGGATCCTCAAGTGATGCTCGGCAATGCAGGTCTTCCTGCGGATACGCTGGCGAATCCCGAAAGCCTGATTTCCTACCAGCGCATGGCGCTGTTACTGGAGAACTGCGCGAGCGACACCGGTAATCCGTTGTTCGGTTTGGAGTTCGGTCTGCACCAGGGCACGGCGGTTTTCGGCCAGCTGCTGTACCTGTTGAAAAATGCCAACACGGTGGGCGAGTCGCTGGAAGAGCTGGCTCACTACTACCACCTGCACTCCAACAGTGGTCTGGTGAAAGTAGAGGTGCACAACAAGCTCGCCATCCTCGAATACGACCCCATGTTGCGCAGTGGCATTCCCGCACGGCAGGCGATTGAACTGGCGATTGCGGTAGGGAAACGGTTGCTGAAAATGCTACTGGGCAATCAGTGGCAACCGCACGCGGTCCATTTCCAGACTGCCGCGGGCGCCTCGCCGCAAACCTATGTGCGCCTGCTCGGTGCCACGCCTCACTTCAACAGCGCCAGAAATGCCTGGGTGTTTGACGCCGCATTGCTGGACGCGCCTCTGAGCCATGCCGACCCCGCACTGCACGAGTTGATGCGCGCACATATCGATCAGTTGGATGCGTTGGCACCGAAGGAATTGCCCGCATACGTGTGTCACCTGCTGCGCAACTTCCTGCCCAATGGCAAGGTCACCATCGATTTTGTGGCGGACTACATGATGGTGAGCACGCGCTCGCTGCAGCGCATGCTGATGGAGGAGGGCACCAGTTTCCAGACCTTGCTCAACGAGACACGTCAGGCCGTGGCAACGCGCTACCTCAAAGAATCGAATATGAGCCTGACCCAGCTTTCCGGGCTGCTGGGCTATGCCGATCTGGCCAGCTTTTCCAAGGCGTTTCAGCGCTGGTTTGGGATGAGTCCGCGGCAATGGCGGGATCAATGCGGCAAACCCGCCGCTGCCGAGCGCGTGGCACGGCAGCAGCGGGCGCCGGGATGGCTAAAGCGATAA
- the katG gene encoding catalase/peroxidase HPI, giving the protein MTGSTSNPAGQCPVVHGGATECGTSVMEWWPKALNLDILHQHDTKTNPLGADFDYREAVKKLDFDALKKDLHALMTDSQEWWPADWGHYGGLMIRMTWHAAGSYRIADGRGGAATGNQRFAPLNSWPDNGNLDKARRLLWPIKKKYGNQLSWADLIAYAGTIAYESMGLKTFGFGFGREDIWGPEIDTYWGAEKEWLAPTGSEGSRYSGERDLENPLAAVMMGLIYVNPEGVDGNPDPIKTAHDVRVTFARMAMDDEETVALTAGGHTVGKTHGNGDAALLGPEPEAGELEDQGFGWLNKSKRGVGRDAVTSGLEGAWTTHPTQWDSGYFEMLLNHEWEPKKSPAGAWQWEPIDIKEEDKPVDVEDPSIRTTPIMTDADMAMKMDPEYRKISERFHKDPAALSDAFARAWFKLTHRDMGPRARYIGPDVPQEELIWQDPVPAGNTNYDVDSVKAKIAASDLSIGEMVATAWDSARTYRGSDKRGGANGARLRLAPQKDWAGNEPERLAKVLSVLEPIAAESGASVADVIVLAGNLGVEQAAKAAGFDLTVPFSPGRGDATDEMTDVEAFEVLEPLHDGYRNWLKQDYVVKPEEMLLDRTQLLGLTAPEMTVLVGGMRVLGTNHGGSKHGVFTDREGALTNDFFVNLTDMGNSWKPTGKNSYEICDRKTDQVKWTATRVDLVFGSNSILRAYAELYAQDDSKEKFVQDFVAAWTKVMNADRFDLV; this is encoded by the coding sequence ATGACGGGAAGCACATCAAATCCTGCCGGCCAGTGCCCGGTTGTACACGGTGGCGCGACAGAATGTGGCACCTCGGTCATGGAGTGGTGGCCCAAGGCCCTGAACCTCGACATCCTGCACCAGCACGACACCAAGACGAATCCACTGGGGGCTGACTTCGATTACCGGGAAGCCGTCAAAAAGCTCGACTTCGATGCTCTCAAGAAAGATCTGCACGCGCTGATGACCGACAGCCAGGAGTGGTGGCCAGCCGACTGGGGGCATTACGGTGGCCTGATGATCCGCATGACCTGGCACGCCGCCGGCTCCTACCGTATCGCCGACGGCCGCGGTGGCGCCGCTACCGGCAACCAGCGTTTCGCCCCCCTGAACTCCTGGCCGGACAACGGCAACCTCGACAAGGCGCGCCGCCTGTTGTGGCCGATCAAGAAAAAATACGGCAACCAACTGAGCTGGGCCGACCTAATCGCATATGCCGGCACCATTGCGTATGAATCCATGGGCTTGAAGACCTTCGGCTTTGGCTTCGGGCGCGAGGATATCTGGGGGCCGGAAATCGATACCTACTGGGGGGCGGAAAAGGAGTGGCTGGCCCCCACCGGCAGTGAGGGCAGCCGCTACTCCGGTGAGCGCGACCTGGAAAACCCGCTGGCCGCAGTGATGATGGGACTGATTTACGTCAACCCCGAGGGCGTGGATGGCAACCCGGACCCCATCAAGACCGCCCACGACGTGCGCGTGACCTTTGCCCGCATGGCCATGGATGACGAGGAAACCGTGGCCCTCACGGCCGGTGGCCACACGGTGGGTAAAACCCACGGAAACGGCGATGCCGCACTGCTCGGCCCCGAACCGGAGGCGGGGGAACTGGAAGACCAGGGCTTCGGCTGGCTGAACAAGAGCAAGCGCGGTGTCGGCCGCGATGCCGTTACCAGCGGCCTGGAAGGCGCCTGGACCACCCATCCAACCCAGTGGGACAGCGGCTATTTCGAGATGTTGCTCAACCACGAGTGGGAGCCAAAGAAGAGCCCGGCCGGTGCCTGGCAATGGGAGCCAATTGATATCAAGGAAGAAGACAAGCCGGTGGATGTGGAGGACCCGTCCATCCGCACCACGCCGATCATGACCGACGCCGACATGGCGATGAAAATGGACCCGGAGTACCGCAAGATTTCCGAGCGTTTCCATAAAGACCCGGCGGCCCTCTCCGACGCCTTCGCCCGCGCCTGGTTCAAACTGACGCACCGGGATATGGGGCCAAGAGCCCGCTACATAGGTCCCGATGTACCCCAAGAGGAATTAATCTGGCAGGACCCGGTACCCGCAGGAAATACCAACTACGACGTCGATTCTGTGAAAGCGAAAATCGCAGCCAGTGACCTCAGTATTGGCGAAATGGTCGCCACCGCCTGGGACAGTGCACGCACCTACCGCGGGTCGGATAAGCGCGGTGGCGCCAATGGCGCGCGCCTCCGCCTGGCGCCGCAGAAAGACTGGGCGGGTAACGAACCGGAGCGCCTCGCCAAGGTGCTGTCTGTACTGGAGCCGATTGCGGCGGAAAGCGGCGCAAGCGTGGCGGACGTCATCGTGCTGGCTGGAAACCTCGGGGTAGAACAGGCGGCAAAGGCGGCAGGATTTGATCTCACTGTGCCTTTCTCCCCCGGCCGCGGTGATGCCACCGATGAAATGACCGACGTCGAAGCGTTTGAGGTACTGGAGCCGCTCCACGACGGCTACCGCAACTGGCTGAAACAGGACTATGTGGTAAAGCCGGAAGAGATGCTGCTCGACCGCACCCAGCTGCTGGGGCTGACCGCCCCGGAAATGACCGTACTGGTGGGCGGCATGCGGGTGCTCGGTACCAATCATGGCGGCAGCAAGCACGGTGTCTTCACCGACCGCGAGGGCGCACTGACCAACGATTTCTTCGTCAATCTCACCGACATGGGCAACAGCTGGAAACCCACCGGCAAAAATTCCTATGAAATATGCGATCGCAAAACCGATCAGGTGAAGTGGACCGCAACCCGGGTGGATCTGGTGTTCGGCTCCAACTCCATCCTGCGCGCCTACGCGGAACTCTATGCACAGGATGACAGCAAGGAAAAATTTGTGCAGGATTTCGTGGCCGCCTGGACCAAGGTGATGAACGCGGATCGATTTGATCTGGTTTGA